The Gloeocapsa sp. PCC 73106 region AAGGAAAATTCCACGTAGCCGATCGTTCCCTCGGTTTGTGTAATCGTTGCTGTTACACCTTCATTACCTCTAGAGGCAATACCAGCAGGCCAAGATACGGATAAACCACTTCCCACTCTTTCTTTCCATTTGGGGCTAATCGCGTCTAGATGCTGTGTGAATACACCTGTAGTACCACTTCCATCGGAACGAGTAACCGCTGTGATGGCTAGATCGGGTAAAGTAACCCCTGGGTTATCTGCGGCGATCGCTGGATCATTCCACCTAGTGATGTCACCCAAAAAGATACCTGCGTAGGTTTCACGAGAGAGATTTAACTGCTCTACACCGGGTAAGTTAAACGCTAAAACGATACTACCAGCAGTCATAGGTAACAATACTACCCCTCTAGGAACCGCAGCTATTTGCTCATCGGTCATCGCTGTATCACTAGCGCCAAAATCGGTAATTCCTTGGGTAAACTGTTCTATTCCAGCACCGCTACCTACAGACTGATAAGTAATCTGTACATTGGGATTAACGTTTCTATTGTAGTCAGAAAACCAACGCTGATAGAGAGGAGCGGGAAAGCTTGCTCCTGCACCCACGAGAGAGACGCGACCGCCTGTAGCTTGAGGAGTAGTTCCCCCACCACCACCATTGGTAGTAGGTGTAGGAGCACCACAGGAAGCTAATCCTAGAGTTAAAGCGAGTAGGGGTCCCAAAAATAGTTTTCTTTTGGGCAAAGCGATAAAGTTTAACATAGTTTACTACTAAATCCTAAAACCAATTTCTAACACTATCTTACCTAGGTTAAGTAAAGTTAATCTTTAGGTTATGAAAAGGTTAAGTTGTTTTGCGGGTAATTTGATGCATTAACAACAAAGCGATAATAATCCCTACTAGCTCGGCGGCGATCGTACAAATCATCGCCTGAACCATAATTAAATCAGAGGGTGTCAGGAAGGCCTTATAGTCTAGTGAGTCACCTCTAGCTCCCGAGGTGATTACCGTGGCGCCCTGGGGCAATCTCAACAGGTTTAGGGTTAAGATACCTATTTTCCCCATAGCGATGAAAACAGCGCAGATCATACCCACAATGTTGATATTTAAGCCTAGCCAGAGCGTGCGAATTATTTTGACTCTGGAGATAGAAGTAGTTTCGAGTTTGCGCCCTAGACGTACGTAGTGAAAAGACCAATACATAGCTAATAACAGTCCTAGTAAAGCAGCGATCGCCAAAAATGGTCCCAGAGAAGTCCGAAATCTATTTTGGCTAAACAACACTCGAATCAAGATCACGAAAATGGGAAGAAATCCCAGGAACCCCTGTAGCAACAAGCAAAACCAACCAAAGCGTCGCAGATTCCTAGCCATCTGACTAGGAGGAATGGGTGACTTATTTGACTTAAAAAAATTAATCATTTTGAGAAGGGTAAATACCAATCTTGAGTTGAGCGAGCGAGTAACTCCAGATTCTGAATGTTATTCAGATGAGGAAGCGTTCCCAATACGGGTATCTGAGTCAAAGAGGTGATTAAATCAACAGGAGCCCACTCTTCTAATTGAGCCTCTGCATCATCTCCGACACAACTTAAGATTATACCCATTAGCTTAACTTGAGCGTAACGAGCATACATAACATTAGCTACCGCTTGGGCGATCGCTCCCAGCTTAACGGGTACCACCAACAGCGTTGGTAAACGCCAGTCTCGCGCCAAATCAGCCACAGTCAACTCATGGGTGATGGGAGTACCCAAACCGCCGATCGCTTCTACTACGACTAAATCTTTGCTCTGTGTTAGCCTCGAGAAACTTTGCCAAACTAATCCTAAATCAATTTCTCTTTTTTCTCTCTCTGCAGCTACCGGAGGAGCGACGGGAGTATCAAATTCTATGGGGGTGACTATCTCCACTTGGGGAGTATCATTAAATAATTG contains the following coding sequences:
- the pstS gene encoding phosphate ABC transporter substrate-binding protein PstS gives rise to the protein MLNFIALPKRKLFLGPLLALTLGLASCGAPTPTTNGGGGGTTPQATGGRVSLVGAGASFPAPLYQRWFSDYNRNVNPNVQITYQSVGSGAGIEQFTQGITDFGASDTAMTDEQIAAVPRGVVLLPMTAGSIVLAFNLPGVEQLNLSRETYAGIFLGDITRWNDPAIAADNPGVTLPDLAITAVTRSDGSGTTGVFTQHLDAISPKWKERVGSGLSVSWPAGIASRGNEGVTATITQTEGTIGYVEFSFAKSLGIPFATLENKAGNFVAATPENASASLAAVELPENLRAFIFDPDGENSYPIVTYTWVLAFATETDPAKLEAFRSVMTWALENGQDIAADLGYIPLPPEVVEKVKAALATLE
- a CDS encoding DUF3611 family protein; this encodes MINFFKSNKSPIPPSQMARNLRRFGWFCLLLQGFLGFLPIFVILIRVLFSQNRFRTSLGPFLAIAALLGLLLAMYWSFHYVRLGRKLETTSISRVKIIRTLWLGLNINIVGMICAVFIAMGKIGILTLNLLRLPQGATVITSGARGDSLDYKAFLTPSDLIMVQAMICTIAAELVGIIIALLLMHQITRKTT
- the bioD gene encoding dethiobiotin synthase → MTVLLIAGTDTNVGKTIVTTALVASWLQSYPKKNIGLMKLMQTGIGDRQFYEQLFNDTPQVEIVTPIEFDTPVAPPVAAEREKREIDLGLVWQSFSRLTQSKDLVVVEAIGGLGTPITHELTVADLARDWRLPTLLVVPVKLGAIAQAVANVMYARYAQVKLMGIILSCVGDDAEAQLEEWAPVDLITSLTQIPVLGTLPHLNNIQNLELLARSTQDWYLPFSK